One Fusobacterium varium genomic window, AAGAAAAAAAACGTGGTTTAACTATTGATATAGGTTTTTCTTATCTTCAACTTGGCAACAATAGAGTGGGAATAATTGATGTTCCAGGACATGAAAAATTTATAAAAAATATGGCTGCTGGAACTTCTAGCATAGATTATGTTATTCTTACTATTGCTTGTGATGATGGAATTATGCCACAAACTATTGAACATCTAAATATCGCTTCTATTCTTGGGGTAAAAAATGGAATTGTAGTTCTTACTAAAAGAGATTTAATAGATCAAGAGAGATTAATCAATTTAAAAAAAGAGGTAGCAGAATTTCTCAAAGGTAGTTTTTTAGAAAATTCACAAATTATTGAGGTAAGTTTTAAAGATCCTAGCTCCTTTGAAAATCTAAAAAATATCTTGTCCCAAGAGATTAAAAATATTAAGATAGATTTATATAAAAATAGGAAATTTAGATTGGATATAGATAGAGTTTTCTCTGTTAAAGGGTTTGGAACAGTTGTTACTGGAACATCAAAAAACTCTGCTATAACTCTTGGTGATAGATTGATGCTCTATCCTCAAATGAAAGAAGTAGTTGTAAAGGGAATTGAAAATCATAATAATAAAGTTACAACTCTTGAGGCTGGAAATCGTTGTGCTTTAAACATAAATGGAGTAGATGCAAAAGAGATACATAGAGGTAATATTCTTGCTGAAAAAGATTCTCTTTTTATCTCCGATAGAATAGATTGTAATTTTTTTCTTCTTCCAAATAGTAATTCACTAAAAAATAATCAAAGAATTCACCTAAATATTGGAACTACAGAAGTTATTGGAAGAATTAAAATTTTTGGTAGTGATATTGTCTTACCAAATGAAACTGCCTTTATTCAAATTGAACTTGAAAAACCTTTAGTTTGTAATAAAGGAGATAGAGGTCTAATAAGAAATTTTTCACCAGTTATCACTATTGGTGGAATAGAGATATTAAATCCTCTAGGTAAAAAAGTTAAAAGAAAAGATTGTAACTACTTAGAGAATTTAAAAAGTCTAAATTCCAATAAAAAAGATGAACAGATAGAGAGTATAGTAAAAAATAGCGATGAGTTATTCTTAACTATTGAAAAAATATCTCTACTTTTAGGAGAAAAAATAATTTCACCTTTAAATATAGAAAACATTATAAAAGTAGATGAAAATTATTATATACATGCTGATAATTTAACTACTTTAAAAAATAGAATTTTAGAGGATTTAAAAATATACCATGAAAAAAATAGGTTATCTTTAGGTATAAATATTGCTGAAATAAAAAGCAGATATTTTAAAGATATTTCAAGTAATCTTTATCAAAACTTTCTTAAATTACTAATTGAAGAAAATCTTATAAAGATAGAGAAAAATTTTATATCACTTTTAGAGTTTCAACCTAAATTAAATAAAGAGGAGAAAAAATTAAAAGATCAAATTTTCTCTATTTACAAAATTTTAGGATTTAAACCAGAAAATATAAATAGAGTTGCTGAAAATTTTAGTAACTTAGAGGAATTTAAAACCGTTCATCAATTTATGGCAGATAATAATTTTATTATTTATCTTGGAGAGGAAACATATATATTAAAAGGTTTTTTCTTAGAAGCTAAAAAGATTTTAATATCATATCTGCAAAAAAATCAAAAAATAACTTTAGGAGATTTTTCAAAGCTCTTAAATAGCAATAGAAAAACTTCTCTTTTACTATTAGAGAAATTTGATGAAGAAAAGATCACAAAAAGAATTGATAACTATAGAATATTACTTTCAAAAGGAGATGGTTTTAATGATTAAAGTAAATGCTATTGGACAAACTTGCCCTATCCCTATTATAATGACAAAAAATGCCCTTAAAGAGATTGAAGAGGGGCAAGTAGAGGTTTCTGTTGATAATAAAATTTCATTGGAAAACTTACAAAAAATGTCAAGAGAGATGGGATATGATTATACTGTTGCTGAAACAGGAGATATATTCAAAATAGTAATTAATAAGATAAAAGAAGATTTACAAGAGTTTGATGAAAAGGAAAATACAGTTGTAGTTATAGACTCTCTTTTTATGGGAAAAGGAGATCCTGAACTTGGTAAAATTCTAATGAAAGGATTTATCTATACTCTTTCTGAAATGGAAAATCTACCTAAAACTATTATTTTCTATAATGAGGGAGTTAAATTAGCTATTGAATCTTCTGAAAACTTCAATGATTTAAAAAATCTTGAGGCTTATGGAGTTGAAATTCTTTCTTGTGGTACTTGTGCTAATTTCTATGGTGTAACTGAACAGATAAAAGTAGGAAATATCACAAATATGTATACAATAGTTGAGAGACAACTTAATGCTAAAAGGGTAATAAAACCATGATAAAAAAAGAAGAGTTTTTACTTTTAGCTGCTGACTCAACACACCTTGTTATAAAAAATGAAAAACTATTAAAGGAAGCTGGTGTTGATTGTAGAATAATCCCATTACCTTCACAAATAAAAGCAAGTTGTGGACTCTCTATAAGAGCAGATTTAAAAGATATTGAAAAAATAAAAAAAATACTATATAATAATGAAATGGAACTTTATCTGATAAAAAAATCAGGTTTAAAAAAAGAGATAGAAAAATTATCTTAATGGAAGTGGATGGGAACTGGTGTTTTCAGCAGTCTTCAAAACTGTATGGCGATGAAAATCGTTGGTAGGTTCGATTCCTACACGCTTCCGCCAATAAAGAATTATAAACTTTTTTCTTAACCCCTCACTCTTATTTAATTAAGATAGAGGGGTTTTATTTTTATCTTCTAATTAGCAAAAATTTGAACCCAGTATATTTTTCCATTATTATCAGTCGCTTTTCCTATCCCTATAAATCTATAATCTCTTTCTAAGATATTTTTACGATGTCCTTTAGATTTAAGCCATCTCTCTGTTACAAACTCAGGAGTTTTATGTCCAGAAGCTATATTTTCAGCTGCCTTAGTATAAAAAATTCCCTCTTTTTTTATCAAATTAAAGGTAACTCCAAATTTTTTACTTGTATGTGACATTTTTTTCTCTCTAGCCATATCCTTTGCCTTAACTATTGCAATTTTATTTAAACGATTATCTATTTTTAAAGGTTTCAAATTATTTTTTTCTCTTTCTACATTTACTCCCTTCAATATAATTTTTTGATACTCCTCTAAACTAAAACTTATTGCAAATGATAATATAAATATTAAGACAATAAAAGCTTTTCTTTTCATTTTTCACCTCTCTATTATTCTTTTTTCTATTATAACCTAAATATTCGTTTTTAAAGTCATTTTAGTTTATAAAATTGACTTTTTTTTATAGAAATTATATAATATTTTCAAGATAAATAAATTGGAGAAGGAGATTATATGTATAATTGGGAAGCAGGTGTTCCTAAGTTAGGGGCTACAGTTGAGAGTAACGGAATTAATTTTGCAATATTTGCTAAAAATAAAAAAAAGGTGGTTTTAAATATTTATAAGTCTGGTTCAGATTTACTTCCCAAAGAAAAAATAGTTTTAGACCCATCGATTAATAAAACAGGAGATATTTGGCATGTCTTTTTACAAAACGGATCTGAAGGCACTTTATATACTTGGAAAATTGATGATTACCCTGAAATTTTAGATCCTTATGCACTTTCTTATACTAACAACAAAAACTATTCTAACAGAAAAAGTATAGCTATTAAACTTTCACATGAAAAAGAAAAGCATTTAGAAATTCCTATGCAAGATACAATTATTTATGAAGCTCACATTAAACTATTTACTCAAAATTTTAACTCAATGGTTGAATTTCCTGGAACATACTCTGGATTTTTAGAAAAAATTCCTTATTTAAAAGATTTAGGAGTTACAGCTGTTGAATTTTTACCTGTATATGAATGGGATGATTTTACTGGAAATATAGGTGTTAATAATGGAGCTAAATTAAAAAATATTTGGGGATATAACCCTATTGGTTTTTTTGTTTTAACTAAAAAGTTTTCTAAAAATCAAAAACTTGATTCACATAGTGAGATTGTAGAATTTAAAGAGTTAATAAAAGAACTGCATAAAAATGGGATAGAAGTAATTTTAGATGTTGTTTACAACCATACTGCTGAAGGTGGTAAAGGTGGTAAATTCTATAATTTTAAGGCTATGGATTTGAATACTTTTTATATGTTAGAAAATAGCAATGTACAATTTATGAATTATTCTGGTTGTGGAAATACTATAAATACAAATAATAAAGTTGTTAAAGATATGATAGTATCTTCTTTAAGATACTGGTATTTAGAAATGGGAGTAGATGGTTTTAGATTTGATTTGGCATCTATTCTAGGTAGAAATGAAGAGGGACATTGGCTTGGAGAAAACTCTCTATTAAATGAATTAGTACAAGATCCTATTTTATCTCATTGTAAATTAATTTCTGAAAGTTGGGACTTAGGTGGATACTATGTTGGAGATATGCCAGCTGGTTGGAGTGAATGGAATGGTAAATATAGAGATGTTGTAAGAAAGTTTATTAAAGGGGAATTTGGTCAAGTTACTGAACTTTTAAAAAGAATTTTTGGAAGTCCAGATATATTTAAAAGAAATGATAGAACCCCTTATAGCAATATAAACTTTATAACTTGTCATGATGGTTTTACTATGTGGGATCTTGTTAGCTATAACAATAAACATAATTTAAACAATGGTGAAAATAATCAAGATGGAGAAAACCACAATAACTCATACAATAATGGTGCTGAAGGTGAAACTGAAGATAAAAATATTAATGCTATTAGAAAACAACAATTAAAAAATATGTTGCTAATTCTCTTTATCTCTCAAGGTGTTCCTATGATCTTAATGGGAGATGAAATGGGTAGAACACAACTTGGAAATAATAATGCTTATTGCCAAAATAATCGTTCTACTTGGGTAGATTGGGAAAGAGGAAAAGAGTTTAACGATATTACAGAATTTACTAAAAATATGATAAAATTCAGAAAAAAATATAACATATTTAGAAATAGAGATTATCTTGAGTTAGAAGATAATAAAAATAAAGGAGTAGGAATTCATGGAGTAAAACTTAATTGTCCTGACTTTTCTTACTATTCTTTAAGTATTGCCTTTTCTTTATATGATTCAAATAGTAATACTACATTCTATATTATTTTAAACTCTTATCATGGGGAATTAAACTTTGAATTACCTAAGTTAGATGGTAAAAAATGGCATCTTTTCGTTGATACCTCTAAAGATGATAGTGAAAATTTCTTAGAAGATGGAAAATTAATTTCAGATGCTTTTTATAAAGCAGCTCCTAAATCTTCAGTAATTTTAATAAGTAAATAATTTAAAAGAGACTATTCTAAATAATTTAGTTTAGTCTCTTTTTTATAAAATTATTTTTTTATATGAGGACTAAATCCCTTATATGCAATAAAAATTAAAAATAATATAACAATTGCCCAATTCCATATTTCATAATTACTTTTAAAATATATATTTGACTCTCCTATATTTTCAAATTTATCTGGATCAAATTGCATTTTATAATAAGAAGTTATACTTTTTAAATTTAAAAGATAGTATACTGGTATATCTTTCTTTAAAAACAATCCTACTAATCCATTTTTCATATTAGTATTTTTATCTAACAAGATCTTTTCATTTGTTATAATATCCACACTTCCACCAAGAGATAGGAGATTTCCACCAATATTAATAAATGCTTTTATCTTATTTTCTCCTTTTTCTTTGTAATAATTATATCTTTTATCTAAATTTTTTTTCAACTCCTCTTCATAAATAAAATCTAAACCATATAAATTATTCCTATATTTTAAGTTTTCAATTATATCATCATCAAATTCTCTACCAATATCTCCAACTCCACCTAATGACCAAGCTTGAGTTTTATTCACTATAATATTTTTTGAATAGAGATAATTTTCCATATCTAAATAATTAAACTCTTCAATATTTCCTCCGTAAGTAGAAGCTCCAATAGAGGTTATAATCACTGTTTTTAATTCTAATGTATCAGCTGCACTAATAAAAGCTAAATTTAAAGCTGGAAATGAACTTGATAAATTAGCTGCTATTACATCTCCTTTTTTCAAACCATTTTCTTTAAATAATTTTACTAAAAGAGCTGCAAAATCTGGATCACAACTTGTTCTCTTACTTTCTAAACTTCCTAAAGTAGTTGTTAAACTACTCCATTCTAAGCCTATCAATCCTGTTTCATTTTTATCTAACTCTTTGTCAATAGGGATATTTCTACGAAGACGTTCGGCTTTTATCTCCTCTGACATATATTTCATCTTTTTAGCAGCACTTACCATCTCATTATAATACTCTGTTTTTATTTTTATCCCTTTAGGTTTTAAATTGTATTGAATAAAAATAAATAAAACAGCTAAAATTAATAGAATAATAGTATCTTTCTTCTTATTCATGATAAACCACCTGTGCTATAAAAAAGTTCTATGATAGATTTTATAAAAATAGAAAGAATCAAAAGAGAAGAGATAGTTCTTATCATTCCATGTCTATCTATCTCTTGGGCAATAATTCCTGGAATTATAACACCTATAATACTTCCTCCTAGGATAAAAAGCTCATATTCATTTACAATATAAATATTAAAATATTTTAAAACTACCCTTATAATAAAACTTATCATTATATATAGAGCAAATTTTCTTCTTCCATAGACTATAGCATGGTTTGAAATAAATTTAACAATTAAAAATGTCAAAATACCTGCTAAAATAGTTATGACTACCCTTTGAGGATTATCTAAATAAAATGCTATATAAGCTGGTACAATCAATCCTCCTGGAGAAATTTCAGTTATTTCATAAAAGATTATGCTTAAAATTATCCCTAGTATTATCACTTCATTAACCATCTACAACCTCTCCCATCTCTTCAAAATAATCTACTATTTTTTTCCCATTTCCACAGATGTTTCCTACAGCTAAAATCAATATATCTTTTTCAATACTATCAAAATCACTTGCATTTCCAACTATTTCTATTTTTTCTTTAGCTATTTTCTCTTTAAGTAAATACTTTTTGAAAAGTTCCCTATTCTCTCCAGAAATTAGTATTTTATCAAATTTTTTATCAATCTTTTTTACAAAACTTATATATTGTTCCCATCTACTCACTCTATCTCCACGATTATTTACTAAGAGATATCTTTTATTATTCCAATAATCCTTTTTTGAAAGTCTATCTATTATTATCTCTGTAGAATTAGGATCATTGGCTGCCATTGCATTGATAAAATAAATCTTATTTTCTCTATTTTTATAAAGTAAAACTTTTAATACTCCTGGATCTCTATGGTAGTTTTTCATGCCTTCTAAAGCTTTTTTTTCATCTATTCCTATATATTTACACACCTCTAAAGCTAAAGCAACATTACTTGGAAAATCTATCTCCCAATACTCCTCTTTTTCCTCTCTATTAATAAAAACTTTTGAATTTTTTTTAATAGCTTCTCTCTTAAAAAAATCAAAATACTTTTCATCACTTGTAAAGATTGCACCATTAGTTGGAATAGTATTAGCTAAAGAACTAGCTATCTCATCTAAACTCTTTCCCATCTCATCTAAATGATCCTCTCTAACATTGGTAATAATATTAATATCTGCATGAAGTATTTTATTTTCACATATATATTGATACTCAGGTTTTACAGCCATACACTCTGTTATCAATACCTCTGCTCCCTCTCTATACGCCCAATTTATAGTTTTTATCTGTTCTTTGATATTTGCCTTTCCCTTTCTATTTATCTCTCTTTCAACATTAAAAGTGTCTATTATTCTAGGAGAAGTCCCTGTTATTTTAGTAAAAACTTTATACCCTCCAGCTCTTACACCTGCATCTATTAAACGGGAAACAGTTGATTTACCTCTAATTCCATTTACATGAATTAAGTATTTAAATGTTTCTCTTTGACACTCTGATCTTCTCTTTTCAAAAAATAGATAAAATATACAAAATAGACATAGTATAATAATTATTATTTCCATAGGCTTACTCCATTTCAAAATATTTCAATGTTTTGTTAAAAACAGATTTACACTTTTCCTTTCTTTTTATTATATCATCTTCTTTAGAAACTTCTATTGTTATTACAGGAATATTTAATCTTTTAGATATCTCTCTATTTAAGCTTCCTTTTGGTGCATCTGTCAATGGGACAAACCCAATATCTATCAATTCAAAAATAAGCTCACTATATTTTTCGCTACTCTCTTCTTGAAATATTATCGTATTTCCAATATAAAATCTTGGATCTTTACTCTCATCATAATTATAATAGGATTCATGAAAGTCTAAAATTATATTTGGTTTATATCTTTCTATCACACTTATTATTTCATAAGTGATTTTAGAAGTTTTTTCATCTTTTGGATAAAAAAAAGCTCTGTTCAAATCTTCCATGTAATATTCTGTTCTATTGCCATTTTTTACAGCTTCTCTATTAGCTCTAGGGAGCAAAACTAAACTTCCATTTGATAATCTTATATCATTTAACTCATCTGTTAGTTCAATACCAGAGATTTCATCTCCATGTATCCCTCCTACAACCATTATAGTAGGTTTTCCCTCTCCTAACAAATAATATTCAATCTCTGAAAGTTCAATTTTTTTAGAAGCAAAGCAATTTATAGAAATACACATCAATAAGAACAAAGCTTTTTTCATAATTTTCTCCATAAGAAAAATTTTTATTATTTAACTTCTTTTAAATAGAATCCAATTCCATTTTCTAATAAGTCAGCATAGCTAGGAATTCCTTCCATAACAATCTCTTTTTCAGGTTCGTTTTCCCCCATTACTAGAACAAGTTGAGAAATTCCAGTTAAATGTCTTCCAACTCTCTCTTCTAATGGATGTCCATTTTCATCATATGGGACAAATAATCTTCCTAGTTTTTGAGCTTCAACATATCTTGGGTCTTTTCCTGTCAATACTAAAGCCTCATCTGTTCTTCCACGAAGTCTTCCTTGAGCAGCATTAGCAGATTCCATAAGTACTGCATAAGTATTTGTATAATCTCCAAGCTCTCTATGAGTAAGTCCTCTTAATGATACTGGTGATGGCTCTAATCCTATTTGAATATCTTCAAATTCCATATTCATAACTACTTGAGAAGCAATAGGCATAGCTCTCTCATGTGATACAATAGCATTAATTACTGGATATTCCGGTGAAGCTTCATGAAGGTCAATTGTCATATTAATATCATTTTTTCTTATCATTTCAGTAATAGCATAAGCCATTTTTTCTGTATAAGTTCCATCTGGTCTTCCTGGATATGCTCTATTTATATTTCTTGTTTCATTTCCAGAAAGTTGTTGTCCTGAAGCAGCATGGATATATACATCTGGATCTGGCCATTGATCTAGTGGGTTAGTAGCTCTCGATCCATATCTAAACCATCTTTCTCCAAAAGGAGTCTTTATCGTAAATCTTTGTGGTGATCCTTCTTGTGGGTCATTATGAGTCAATCCACTTCCATTAGTTCTTGGAAGTACATATACAGTTCCTTTATCAACCTTTAGATTTTCCACCATAAGAATAGCAGACATATATCCAGAAGGTTCATTTCCATGAGTTCCTCCTAAAACTAAAACACTTCCTCCAGGTTCCTTTCCTTGAAATACATAAACTTCACTATCTCCCCTAGTTCCTTTTAAATCTGGAAGATAATCACTTAACCTTTGAATTGAAGTTACTCCCTCACCTTTTACAATAGGTTCAGGTTCTCTCATTTTTAAAAATTCCTTTCCTGCTACAAATGATATAGCTAGAGAAAGAAAAATCATTGCAATTCCTGTTTTTTTATTTCCTTTCATTTTCTTTCCCCCTTATTTTATCATTAATATTCTCAATAACAAAGGAATAATTACCAACGCTGCATTCAATTGTTTCATTAAATCTTTTTCTTCTAAAAGATTTAAAACAACCATTATTAACACATATAATACTAAAGCTAAATATATATACATCATCATCATCTTTTATCACCTCATTCTAATATATAATAGATCCTAATTGATTAGAGAACATAATCATAATTATAGAATATACAATAATTACAATAGCAGGGACAAGTGATTTCTTCAATACTGGTGTATAGTCCTTCATTCCTACAACTTGAGCAGCAAATATTCCAGCTAAAGCTGTCGGTGGCATTAAATCTCCAAGTGAAGCTATAAAAGATATAGCTGAACCTGTAATGATTTGGTTTTGTGACAAGAATACCATAAGGAATGGAACTCCAAGAACTGAAGCTGCACCAAATGATGATACTGCACCAAATAATGGAATTGTTATTGCCATAGCTATATATATTAACGATTGAGGTAAACTTAAACTATTTACAACGATATATCCTCTAACTCCTGTAAGAGTCATAACTTGAATAAACATTCCAACTCCCATTAATATTCCCATTACTGGAAGAGTTTGATTAACTGCTTCTTTAGATACTTTAAAGAAGTTTATTTTCTTTCCACAGAACATTCCAATAACTGCACTAATTATAAATATAAGGGGCATTCCTAATCCAAATATACTAGGAGCTACCTTGTCCATTGTCATTAAGAAAATTGCAACAATTACAGGAATATAAAGTTTTATTCCATATTGATCTATTGCTGTAAAGTCAATCTCTTTTTTGATCTCATCATAATCAATATTTTTTACATGTTTTAATCCTAAGTATAGAACTGAAAAAATAGCAACTGGTACTGTCAATAAAAGTAATGGAATTGTAAATCCTACATAAGGCATGTCAATTCCTCCACCAATTATCATCGCAGGTACGTTTACTGGAGGAGCTATCATACCAAAAAGTCCTCCAAGAGCTATAATAGTAGCTGTTTCTACCATAGGTATTCCAATTAACATAAATATTGGTGCAACTATACTTCCAGCTGTAAGTACAGAAGCTGTTGATGATCCTGTTATCATTCCTGGGAACATTGAAATAAACATCAATAGTATTAAAAGAAGCCAAGGAGTTTTATGGAATTTTTTTAGAATAGAAGCACTCAATGCATTAAGTGTTCCTATCTCTTGTATAACCTTCATAAATACCATAGCTGTTGCTATTACAAGTATTGTATCTATATATCCAAAAGTTCCCTCTACTAAATGTCTAATAGGAATTCCTTTTCCTGCTATTATAGTTGCTGTTATTGATGATAAAACCATAGCTATACTTACTGGTAACTTCAATGCAAAACAAGCTATTGCAAAGACAGCTACCATAGCTATAAATAATATAAGTTCAAGTGACATAATTTTCTTCCCCTCCTTTAAATAATAGGGCTGTTAATAACAGCCCCACTAATAAAATTATTCAAATGCTTTTGTTAAAGGTTCAACTGCATTAGTAATTTTTGGAATAGTATCCATAGGAATATTTTTTTCCTCTGCTATCTTAGTGAAAGCACCATCTTTATTTCCCTCTTCAACTACAATTAGATAATCAGCATATGGAGCTGCTGCATTTACAAATTTATCTGATAACTCTCCTCTTCTTGCTGCTCCACCAATATGCATTCCTATAATTTTTATACCTTTTTCTTTAGCACCTTTTATAAGAGCTTCTGTTCTCTCTAATTCATCTTCAACTTTTATTCCTGCTGCTCCAAGTCCTTTAGAACTTCCTCCTATTGCTAAAATAAGTGTTTTTTCATCTTTTAATCCCTCTTTAGTAACTGATTTATCAAAATTTGCATCTATTTTAGCTTTTTTCAATAGAGCTTTTACCATTTGAACATCTGCACTTTGCCCTATTGATGTAAGTGTAATTGGTTTTTCAAAATCTGCTGCCATTGCAGCTGCTGCTGTTAATAAAAATGTTGTTATTGCTAATAATTTTTTCATTGTAACTTCCTCCTGTATTTTAAATTAAATTTATTATTTTTAGAATCCTAAAGCTTTTCCATCTCTTCTTGGATCTGCTCCACCTTCTAATGTACCATCTTCTTTATACATTACACCTTGAACTGATCCCATTCCTCTATCCCAATCAGATGTAACATTTACTTTATGTCCCATTTCTTGTAATTTTTTAACTGTTTCATCTGAAACTCTTGTTTCAACATTGATAGTATCAGAAGTGTTATCATATAATCTAGGAGC contains:
- a CDS encoding TRAP transporter large permease subunit yields the protein MSLELILFIAMVAVFAIACFALKLPVSIAMVLSSITATIIAGKGIPIRHLVEGTFGYIDTILVIATAMVFMKVIQEIGTLNALSASILKKFHKTPWLLLILLMFISMFPGMITGSSTASVLTAGSIVAPIFMLIGIPMVETATIIALGGLFGMIAPPVNVPAMIIGGGIDMPYVGFTIPLLLLTVPVAIFSVLYLGLKHVKNIDYDEIKKEIDFTAIDQYGIKLYIPVIVAIFLMTMDKVAPSIFGLGMPLIFIISAVIGMFCGKKINFFKVSKEAVNQTLPVMGILMGVGMFIQVMTLTGVRGYIVVNSLSLPQSLIYIAMAITIPLFGAVSSFGAASVLGVPFLMVFLSQNQIITGSAISFIASLGDLMPPTALAGIFAAQVVGMKDYTPVLKKSLVPAIVIIVYSIIMIMFSNQLGSIIY